Within Cellulophaga sp. L1A9, the genomic segment AAAATTCGCCTTTATTTTGATGAATATATAAAGCTAAATGATGTTCAGAACCAATTAATTGTTTCTCCTCCTTTAAAAAACACTCCTGTTATAACGCCAGCAGGATCTGCTAGTAAATATGTAGAAATACAACTAAAAGATACCTTAAAAGAAAATACAACCTATACCTTAAATTTTGGACAAAGCATCGTTGATAATAATGAAGGAAATCCCAATAGTTTTTATACCTATGTTTTCTCTACAGGAACCTATATAGATTCTTTAAACCTAAAAGGGGTTGTGGAAGATGCCTTTGATAAAGAAGCCGCTTCTTTTGTAAGCATAATGCTGTATGAAATGGATAGCACCTACACAGATTCTACGGTATACAAAAGACCCCCCAATTACATTACCAATACTTTAGATAGTACGGTATTATTTGAGCTCAAAAATCTTAAAAAAGGTACTTACGCGTTATTTGGCCTTAAGGACAAAGGAAAGAATAATGTATTTGATCAAAAAGTAGATCAAATAGCATTTATAAAGGATACAGTAGTACTACCAACAGAAGAAATTTACTTGCTAACCTTATTTAAAGAAGAACCTAATTATAGCATTAGTGTTCCCAAATTTGAAGCAAAAAATAAAATTATTTTTGGGTACCAAGGAAATTATAAAGACATCAAAATAAATACTTTAACACAATTGCCTGATACGGTAAAAACAGTTGTGACAAAACTGCGAGATAAGGATACCTTAAATTATTGGTTTACGCCTTTTGAAATGGATTCATTACAATTTACCGTAACCAATGAAAAACAAAAAGTAATAGATACGTTTGTCGTTAAAAAAAGAAAACTAGCCTTAGATTCTTTAGTGATTAAACCTAATTTTAGTGGTACTATAGGTTTTGAAGATAATTTTGCTCTTGAAGCAAACACCCCTATTACTAAAATTGATACGACAAAAATCACCTTCATTAATAAAGACTCCATCGCCGTTAAATACACTGCTTCCTTAGATAGTGTAAAAAATAGTCTTGAAATAAATTTTGAAAAAGAACCTGAAGAAGCATATAGACTTGCCATCTACCCCGGACTTATTGAAGATTTTTTTGCAAACAAGAACGATACTATCGTCTTTAATTTGAAAACAAATAAATATACAGATTATGGTAATTTTGTATTAACCTTAAGTGGAAATGTTACCTACCCTGCGATTGTTCAATTAACAGATGAAAAAGGAAGTATCAAGCGAGAACTGTATGTTACGGAACCGGATGATATTAAATTTAACAACATAAGCCCTGGTAAATATTTGGTTCGTGTTATTTCAGATAGTAATGGTAATGGAAAATGGGATACTGGTAATTATTTAAAGAAAATACAACCAGAACGTGTGAGTCATTCTCCAAAACTTATAGAAATGCGTGCAAACTGGGAAGAAAAATTTGATTTTATTCTTCTAGACTAAATGTATCCTGATCAGCTAAAAATTTGAGCTTTTCTCTGGTTGTATGAATATGGTCTTTATGTAAGGTTACATAACCAATTTCTGGGTTTTTAGTAAACAATAGTTCTTCTCCTAAGGCATTGTATACCGCAGAATGCCCTGGATATTCATGCCCCAATTGATCTATACCAATTCTATTTACACCCACGCAATACGCCATATTTTCAATAGCACGGGCTTTTAAAAGTACATCCCAAGCTTTTATCCTTGGCTTAGGCCAATTGGCAACATAGATTAATACATCATAACTTTCTACATTCCTAGACCAAACAGGAAAGCGTAAATCATAACAAATTAATGGGCAGATTTTAAACCCCTTAAAATCAATTACCATTTTTGTTGTCCCAGCCGTATAGACCTCACTTTCTCCTGCAAGCGTAAAAGTATGCCGTTTGTCATAGACAGATACGTTGTCTGGTTCTACAAAAAAAAGCCGATTGTAATAAATACCATTTTCATTGAAAACAATACTTCCTGATATAGCAATTTGTTTCTCAATGGCCAAATTACGCATCCAATCTAAAGTTTTTGTTCCTTCCGTAGCATCAATATTTTCTGGATGCATGGTAAACCCCGTCGTAAACATCTCAGGCAGCAATACCAAATCTACATTTGGCTCTAGAGCCTCTATAAGCTTAGAAATATGATTCCTGTTTTTTTCTGGTTGCTCCCAAACCAATTCAGTTTGTACTATGGCTATATTTAAATTATTAGACATCTTAGGGCTTTAATCATTTTCTAAAATTGCAATAAGAGATTGAACTCCTTGCATTTTTGCATGCTCAAGGGCATCTTTACCCCGTACATCTTTTATAGTCTTATCTGCTCCTTTTTCTAATAGTAATTTAGCAATTTCTGTCCTATTAAAAGTCGCAGAATAGATTAATGCCGTAGCACCCATAGAATTTTGTTCATTAATATTAGCTCCTCTATCAATTAGCATTTTAGCAATATCTTCATACCCTTTAAAACACACCCCCATCAAGGCCGTATTCCCAGATGCATCTTTCATGTCTATTTTTGCTCCACTATTAAGCAAAAGCGTTACAATCTCTAAATGATCATAATACGTTGCTAATATTAATGGAGAAGAGCCGCGCTGATCTTTACTATGCAATAAAACTGGATTCTGTTCAAGCATAGCATTTACTTCTGTAAAATTACCGCTTCTTATTTCATTAAAAAAAAATTCATTCATAAGATCAAATTTGGTATTTAAAGGTATAAAATAAGTGGCCTATTTTCACAAAACCCATCTACAAACCACCTGATTGTACCCAAAAATAATAAGGGAAATGTGAATATTTGCAATTAAATGAAGTTAAATCTTACAAGTATATGTACTTTTACATCTATTTTTACACGTAAACACGTAAGTATAATCATGTTAGCACTAATAATTCTGATAGACCAAGAGCAGTGTTCTTTAAATTAATAAATCGATTTAAATAATAATTTGTACATTATATTGTCAATTATCACTCTTTTTTCCTTAATTTATTGAGCTTCATGAGCTTATAACCCATAATCACGCAAAATTTTGAGTATATTATCCTCCCTAAATTATCTCCAAGATTTACCTATTGCTATAACAGTAATTGATTTAAACTTTAAAATAAAAAATCATTCCAATAAATGGCTGAAGGAGTTTCCTTGTACTATTAACTCTAGTCCTATTTCTTTTTTAGATGTTCTATCCATACCTGAAGCAGTAAAAACAGAAGCCTTTAAAATGGTTAGCAATCACAATCAAACTGCCATTAACTTAGAGCTTAAAAATAATTTAAATTTATGGCATCGCTGGAAACTAGCCCCTTCTTTTAACGATGAACATAAGTTTTCTGGAGTAATTATTATTGCTGATGATATAACTGATGAGAAGCGAGAAAACCAACTCCTAAGGAATGCTAAAAAAGTAGCACTCATAGGTGCCTGGGAATTAGACCTAATTACGAATAGAATTTTGTGGACTGAAACTACAAAAGTGATTCACGAGGTTTCTAGTGACTACGTACCCACATTAGAAAAAGCGATCCTTTTTTACAAACAGGGACATTACCGTGATTTGATTACCTCTTTAGTTAGTAATGCCATAACCGATGGTGAGTCATGGGATACCGAATTGATCATTACTACCGCAAATAATACTGAAAAATGGGTCAGAACAAAGGGAGAAACTGAAATTGTTAATGGCAAATGCATTAGAGTCTATGGCATATTTCAAGATATTCATGAACAAAAACTTAAAGACACAGCTTATACGCGTTTAACAGAACGACTAAAGATAGCCACCAAAACTGCTAAAATTGGAATCTGGGAATACAACTATACAAACAGAAATCTTTTTTGGAGTGATGAGATGTTTGATCTCTACAAAATACAAAAAGCCGATTTTGATGGACACAAAAGTTTTTGGGACCAAAGTTTACACC encodes:
- a CDS encoding Ig-like domain-containing protein encodes the protein MIRRLLACLFLLLASISFYQCARRGTPSGGIKDIIPPKLTSAEPANMTVNFKGNKIRLYFDEYIKLNDVQNQLIVSPPLKNTPVITPAGSASKYVEIQLKDTLKENTTYTLNFGQSIVDNNEGNPNSFYTYVFSTGTYIDSLNLKGVVEDAFDKEAASFVSIMLYEMDSTYTDSTVYKRPPNYITNTLDSTVLFELKNLKKGTYALFGLKDKGKNNVFDQKVDQIAFIKDTVVLPTEEIYLLTLFKEEPNYSISVPKFEAKNKIIFGYQGNYKDIKINTLTQLPDTVKTVVTKLRDKDTLNYWFTPFEMDSLQFTVTNEKQKVIDTFVVKKRKLALDSLVIKPNFSGTIGFEDNFALEANTPITKIDTTKITFINKDSIAVKYTASLDSVKNSLEINFEKEPEEAYRLAIYPGLIEDFFANKNDTIVFNLKTNKYTDYGNFVLTLSGNVTYPAIVQLTDEKGSIKRELYVTEPDDIKFNNISPGKYLVRVISDSNGNGKWDTGNYLKKIQPERVSHSPKLIEMRANWEEKFDFILLD
- a CDS encoding nitrilase family protein, giving the protein MSNNLNIAIVQTELVWEQPEKNRNHISKLIEALEPNVDLVLLPEMFTTGFTMHPENIDATEGTKTLDWMRNLAIEKQIAISGSIVFNENGIYYNRLFFVEPDNVSVYDKRHTFTLAGESEVYTAGTTKMVIDFKGFKICPLICYDLRFPVWSRNVESYDVLIYVANWPKPRIKAWDVLLKARAIENMAYCVGVNRIGIDQLGHEYPGHSAVYNALGEELLFTKNPEIGYVTLHKDHIHTTREKLKFLADQDTFSLEE
- a CDS encoding ankyrin repeat domain-containing protein gives rise to the protein MNEFFFNEIRSGNFTEVNAMLEQNPVLLHSKDQRGSSPLILATYYDHLEIVTLLLNSGAKIDMKDASGNTALMGVCFKGYEDIAKMLIDRGANINEQNSMGATALIYSATFNRTEIAKLLLEKGADKTIKDVRGKDALEHAKMQGVQSLIAILEND